The following nucleotide sequence is from Streptomyces sp. HUAS CB01.
TCGTACGAGCTCGGGCCCGTCGCGCCCCAGACGTACGGCTTGCCGATCTGGGCGCGCGCGAAGGACAGCACCTTCTCGGCCTTGGCCGCGTACGTGCCGCCCGCGGTTCCGGAGCCCGAGCCGGTTCCCGCCCCGGCGCCGGTCTCCGTGCCGGTGCCCGTCTGCTCCTGCGCCTGCCGTTCACGCTCCTGGCGCTGCCGCTCGGCCTCGGCCTCGGCCTCCGCCTTGGCCCGGGCCTCGGCCTTCCGGCGGGCCTCCTCCTCCTTCTTCCGCTCGAGTTCGGCGAGCCGCGCACGCTCCTCGGCGGTCAGCTGCGAGAGCAGTTCCCTCGCCTCCGCGAGCTTCTTCTGGACGGCCTGCTTCCTGGCGCGCAGCGACTCCTGGGAATCCGTGAGTGTCTCCAGGCTCTTGGTGGCCTGTGCGCGCTGCTCGGCGGCCTCGGCCCGCTGGGTCTCGTAGTCCGCGATGGCGCTGCGCTGCTGCTCGGTGAGCCGGTCCATCAGCTGCGTCTGGTCGGCGTAGGACTGCGGGTTGTCCGCGAAGAGCAGCGCGGCGGTCGGGGTGACGGCGCCGGTGCGGTACTGGGCCGCCGCGTAGCTGCCGAGGGCCCGGCGGGACTCGTTGAGCGCCTCGGTGCGCTCGGCGGCCTCGTCGAGGGCCCGGTCCACCGTGCGGCGCTGCTGCTCGGTGGACTCCTTCGCCTTGTTGTACTCCTGGGTCGACGAACCCGCCTGCCGGTAGAGGTCGTCGACCTTCTTCTGGACTTCCTCGATGCTGGGCTTCGGGTCGGCTGTCGCATTCTGGGCCGAG
It contains:
- a CDS encoding C40 family peptidase, which produces MASHRKPRSRTRTNTPAVGFTTAAIAGVSLLSAQNATADPKPSIEEVQKKVDDLYRQAGSSTQEYNKAKESTEQQRRTVDRALDEAAERTEALNESRRALGSYAAAQYRTGAVTPTAALLFADNPQSYADQTQLMDRLTEQQRSAIADYETQRAEAAEQRAQATKSLETLTDSQESLRARKQAVQKKLAEARELLSQLTAEERARLAELERKKEEEARRKAEARAKAEAEAEAERQRQERERQAQEQTGTGTETGAGAGTGSGSGTAGGTYAAKAEKVLSFARAQIGKPYVWGATGPSSYDCSGLTQAAWRAAGVDLPRTTWDQVKAGQSVATADLLPGDLVFFYDDISHVGIYIGDGKMIHAPKPGANVREESIYYMPIHSSVRPA